Proteins from a single region of Hordeum vulgare subsp. vulgare chromosome 6H, MorexV3_pseudomolecules_assembly, whole genome shotgun sequence:
- the LOC123403030 gene encoding bisdemethoxycurcumin synthase-like — MALLGNLTASPAATIIRKMRQAERADGPASMLAIGTANPANCVRQDEYADYYFRITQKQHLTKLKSKLSRICDRSAIKKRYFHHTEELLQYHPEFIDRTLPSLDARMDIAATAVPDLAAAAAGKAIAEWGRPAADITHLVVSTYSGAHMPGADLRLASLLGLDPSVRRTMLYLNGCSSGSAALRLAKDIAENNRGARVLVACAELTLILFRAPDEAHVDTIIMQALFGDGAAAVIVGAEPDASAERPIFEMVAAAQSVIPETTHGAVGRLREDGLVFNPSFEMPALIRENIEQCMADAVAPLGLSGGWNDLFWAVHPGGRAILDSVEAGLRLEPKKLTASRHVLSEYGNMSGPTVIFVLDEIRRRREHVVGGHGLGVLLGLGPGVSVETMLLRATW, encoded by the exons ATGGCACTGCTCGGAAACCTAACAGCAAGCCCCGCCGCCACCATTATTCGTAAGATGCGGCAGGCGGAGCGCGCCGACGGCCCGGCGTCCATGCTGGCCATAGGAACGGCGAACCCGGCTAACTGCGTGCGCCAGGACGAGTACGCGGACTACTACTTCCGCATCACCCAAAAGCAGCACCTCACCAAGCTCAAATCCAAGCTCAGCAGAATCT GTGACAGGTCGGCCATCAAGAAGCGCTACTTCCACCACACGGAGGAGTTGCTGCAATATCACCCGGAGTTCATCGACCGCACGTTGCCATCCCTAGATGCCCGGATGGACATCGCAGCCACCGCCGTTCCGGACCTCGCTGCAGCGGCTGCGGGCAAGGCCATCGCCGAGTGGGGCCGCCCAGCCGCCGACATCACCCACCTCGTCGTCAGCACCTACTCCGGCGCCCACATGCCGGGCGCCGACCTCCGCCTGGCCTCCCTCCTCGGCCTCGACCCGTCCGTCCGCCGCACCATGCTCTACCTCAACGGCTGCTCCAGCGGGTCCGCCGCGCTCCGCCTCGCCAAGGACATCGCCGAGAACAACCGCGGTGCCCGCGTCCTCGTCGCCTGCGCCGAGCTCACCCTCATCTTGTTCCGCGCGCCCGACGAGGCCCACGTCGACACGATCATCATGCAGGCTCTCTTCGGCGACGGCGCGGCCGCCGTGATAGTTGGCGCCGAACCAGACGCCTCCGCCGAGCGCCCGATTTTCGAGATGGTGGCCGCCGCGCAGAGCGTGATACCTGAGACTACGCACGGCGCCGTCGGGCGACTTCGGGAAGACGGGCTCGTCTTCAACCCTTCCTTCGAGATGCCGGCGCTGATCCGGGAAAACATCGAGCAGTGCATGGCCGACGCAGTCGCGCCGCTTGGGTTGAGCGGTGGCTGGAACGACCTTTTCTGGGCGGTTCATCCCGGCGGGCGGGCAATCTTGGACAGTGTGGAGGCGGGACTCCGGTTGGAGCCCAAGAAGCTGACGGCAAGCCGGCATGTACTCAGTGAGTACGGAAACATGTCCGGGCCGACAGTCATCTTCGTcctcgacgagatccgccgccgtcgtGAGCATGTGGTGGGTGGCCACGGTCTGGGTGTATTGCTTGGGCTCGGGCCGGGTGTCTCAGTTGAGACGATGCTGTTGCGTGCCACTTGGTAG